From Citricoccus sp. SGAir0253, a single genomic window includes:
- a CDS encoding SulP family inorganic anion transporter, whose amino-acid sequence MSSRGSLDRVARWAPGIGVAARYDRRWLWPDVRAGLVLSAVLIPVGMGYAQASGLPAHTGLYATIVPMLAYAVLGPSRLLVLAPDSALAPVLLAAVVPLAGGAEHRAVALAGLLSVLVGLLLLLAGVLRLGFVTDLLSLPIRTGFLNALALLVLASQLPGLVGADVGAGDPVGQVTGTVAAIAAGGASPTAAGLGGGALALIVLGRLLPLGKAAGLVVAVVAASAVTAALGLQDTVPVVGEMPRGLPAPALGGLGWADVGTLAGPAVAVALISFADTAALSRAFAGRHGEAVDANREMTGLGLANLAAGALGGFAVSASGSRTPVAEQAGARSQLAHVVAAALILVFMQALPGVTRYLPESVLAAVVMVAALSLLDVRGLVRLWRMDRTDAVLGTAALLGVLLVGVLEGLAVAVGLALVAVVVRGWRPYRTELGLVRGRRGYHDRRRHPEAERVPGVLILRFDAPLSFLNGALFNQWVRRAVGHALRQVEAAGGERPGTLVLAAEPVTDVDTTAAEELADVDDWLAGRGLTLVFAELKGPVKDTLERYGLAERFGPERFAPTVGAAVDAVTGALREDIAEGPGDRTDIAGPPGLPEPGPADGPSGPRGPA is encoded by the coding sequence ATGTCCTCCCGCGGCTCGCTGGACCGGGTGGCGCGCTGGGCGCCCGGGATCGGGGTGGCGGCCCGCTACGACCGCCGCTGGCTGTGGCCCGATGTCCGCGCCGGCCTGGTGCTCTCGGCCGTGCTCATCCCGGTCGGGATGGGGTACGCGCAGGCCTCGGGGCTGCCGGCCCACACGGGGCTGTACGCCACGATCGTGCCGATGCTCGCGTACGCCGTCCTCGGCCCGTCCCGGCTGCTGGTGCTGGCCCCGGACTCGGCGCTGGCGCCGGTCCTGCTGGCCGCCGTGGTGCCCCTCGCCGGGGGCGCGGAGCACCGCGCCGTCGCCCTCGCCGGGCTCCTGTCCGTCCTGGTGGGGCTGCTGCTGCTGCTCGCCGGGGTGCTGCGCCTGGGCTTCGTCACGGACCTGCTGTCCCTGCCGATCCGCACCGGCTTCCTCAACGCCCTGGCCCTGCTCGTGCTCGCCTCCCAGCTGCCGGGCCTGGTGGGGGCCGACGTCGGCGCCGGCGACCCGGTGGGCCAGGTCACCGGCACCGTGGCCGCGATCGCGGCGGGCGGGGCCTCGCCCACCGCGGCCGGGCTCGGCGGTGGCGCCCTGGCGCTCATCGTCCTGGGCCGGCTGCTGCCCCTCGGGAAGGCGGCGGGGCTGGTCGTGGCCGTCGTGGCCGCCTCGGCGGTCACCGCGGCCCTGGGGCTGCAGGACACCGTGCCCGTGGTCGGGGAGATGCCCCGCGGGCTGCCGGCGCCCGCGCTCGGCGGGCTGGGCTGGGCGGACGTGGGGACCCTGGCCGGGCCCGCGGTGGCCGTGGCGCTGATCTCCTTCGCGGACACCGCGGCCCTGTCCCGGGCGTTCGCCGGCCGGCACGGCGAGGCGGTGGACGCCAACCGGGAGATGACCGGCCTGGGCCTGGCCAACCTCGCCGCCGGGGCGCTCGGCGGCTTCGCGGTGTCCGCCTCGGGCTCGCGCACGCCCGTCGCGGAGCAGGCCGGGGCCCGGTCCCAGCTGGCGCACGTGGTGGCGGCGGCGCTGATCCTGGTCTTCATGCAGGCCCTGCCCGGGGTGACCCGGTACCTGCCGGAATCGGTGCTGGCGGCGGTGGTCATGGTGGCGGCCCTGAGCCTGCTGGACGTGCGCGGCCTCGTCCGGCTGTGGCGCATGGACCGGACGGACGCCGTGCTGGGCACGGCGGCCCTGCTGGGCGTGCTGCTGGTGGGCGTGCTGGAGGGGCTGGCGGTGGCGGTGGGGCTCGCGCTCGTGGCCGTGGTGGTGCGGGGCTGGCGGCCGTACCGCACGGAGCTGGGACTGGTGAGGGGCCGGCGCGGCTACCACGACCGCCGTCGCCACCCCGAGGCGGAGCGGGTCCCCGGGGTGCTGATCCTGCGGTTCGACGCCCCGCTGTCCTTCCTCAACGGCGCCCTGTTCAACCAGTGGGTGCGCCGCGCCGTCGGGCACGCCCTGCGCCAGGTCGAGGCGGCCGGCGGCGAGCGCCCGGGCACGCTCGTGCTGGCGGCCGAGCCGGTCACGGACGTGGACACCACCGCCGCGGAGGAGCTGGCGGACGTGGACGACTGGCTGGCGGGCCGGGGGCTCACCCTCGTGTTCGCGGAGCTGAAGGGACCGGTGAAGGACACCCTCGAGCGGTACGGGCTCGCCGAGCGCTTCGGGCCGGAGCGGTTCGCCCCCACGGTGGGGGCCGCCGTGGACGCGGTCACGGGCGCGCTGCGCGAGGACATCGCCGAGGGCCCG